A segment of the Desulfitobacterium dehalogenans ATCC 51507 genome:
CGGGAGGGGAATGCAAGAGTTATAGACTGGTGCCTTGGCTACCTTATTAAAGCTAAATTACCAATCGGTTGGTAATTTAGTTCAGGTCCGAAAAGATGGTCCTTAGAGTAAAAAGAAGTATCGCAAACTACTTTAAAGAAAGCAGTTATGCGATACTCCTTTTGTCCCTATAACAAGACCATGAATTAAAAAACTCTCCTGGCTCCAAGGTAACGACCGGCGTAATAACTATCCGATAAGCCTGTGGTCTTAATGCCGGTGCTGGAGGCATGGATAAAGCTTCCACCACCTATGTAGATTCCCACATGAGATGCCCCGCTATCATAGGTAGAGAAGAATACCAAATCCCCAATCTGAAGCTCATCTTTCTTGACGGCTGTTCCAATTTCATATTGTGAATATGAGGTTCGTGGCAAGTCGATCTCCGACCCCTCAAAGACGTATTGGGTAAAGCCGGAACAATCAAAACCATTTGGAGTAGTTCCTCCAAACACATAGGGGATACCGATAAGTCTTTGGGCATTGCTGACAATCTCCTCAGCTTTGGAACTGCCGCCACGAGAGATTTCCTGGGAGGGAGCCGCTGCGGCCTGTTTCGAGACCTGATCTCTTAAGGCCGTTATCGTCATTTCCTCAGGTGTCGTGACGGTATCTTCACTCTCCGCCTTTGAAAATTGCAGTGATTCCTTTTGGTTATCTGTATCGGCTACTATAGGCTCTGAAGAAAAAGCTAAGGTCGCTGCTAGCCTAGGCTGCAGGATCATATCCTCTTTCTCTACTTGGATGATATCGGATAGTAATGTACTGGAGACCATTTGTGCCTTAAACGATGAAGCATTCCTTAAGAGAATAGATTCTGAACCTGTAACAAGCTCAGCAGCATTTCCCGGCACATAGGTTCCCGGGAGGCTGCTAACCAATAAGGTGCCGGACAACACCACACTGGCAATCCACCCCCTCTTAGAGGAAGAGTCCATGAATTTTCCACCTTTCGTCGCTTACGAGGTTAGTTGACGGATTCGGGCAACAAGGTGTAAGCCCTACGCATGACTGCGATTCACCCCAAAAGATAGTCCCCCGCTCTAAACATATGGTTTAGATTCAGCCCACATTTCTTATGTAGTATTCGCCGAAAATTTCCTTATTCCTCCACGTAAATAATGGCAAAAGCCTATAATCTTGGAAACTGATGTTATTTATATCTATTCAACAGCTTTTTTTCTGTGCACATGAAGTATACTATACAAAAAACACCTCTCTTACGAGAGGTGTTGCCCTTTGAGCCTTAGGACACCAACGAATAAATATTGCGCCATAGGTCAAGTAGGTTTTCCCACTGAGCTCCTTCAGTTTCCTGTTAGGCGGTTTCCCTTTTCCCTCAGTCTAGAATGTTGCCAGCTCCAGCACTTGATCGCCACTAAGAACGCACTTTAATCCTCGTTAGTTTTCGCTCTAGAAGTTTTCCTTAACGCTCCGTGACAGTCTAGCCTCTTTTGCAGAAAAGAATTTCAGGCAACTTAAGTCCATCGGCCAATAGACAGAAGTTCCTTCAGCCCTCCCAACTTCTCCACCTCAAGGCAGGCTACACTGCACTAAGTTCCTTCCTAATGCAGGTTCATACCCTAAGCCATAACCAGAAAACAGCCACGAACTTAGGCCTCCACGGAAGAGGGTATCGCCCGCATGCCATTGCAGATCCCCCTCATCCTTAACTCCCAGCAGCAACCCTCGACTGGGCGTCGAAAGCCACCACCAGGAACTTCATCGGTATGCCCTTAGCGGATTCTTAGGCCCGCCTTCGACTGTCATTTTACGCACTAGAATTGCGCACCATAGCTCAAAGAAGATTACATCGATTATTGTACACCGAAATGAACAATTTTTAAAACAACCTTTGCCTATTCATATTCACGATTCTCTTTGATAATGAATGAAAAGAAGGAGTAAACTCAAAAAAAGAGAGCTTTGCGCTCTCTTTTGCCTTATTAAAACAATTTAACAAAATCAAAATCATTTAATCGTTAAATTTTTAAATAAAATGATGTTTTAATATATTTTTCCTGCCGGATTTAAACCGATTTCGCTTGAGATCCAGGTTTTCCGTCAGAAAAAAACTTCCGCAGCAACACTTCGATACTGCCGGGCAAATCCTGTGCAGCTTGTTTAATCTGAACAGACCGCCATTCAATTTCCTCTAATAAGAGTTGGGTTCGTGGCGAGGAAATATAGGCTTGGGGCTGTTCCGGAGTAAATAAGCCTTTAGCAACCAAAAGGACAATGAGAATGACTAAAATACGTTTCAACCAACGCAATGGATATACCGTCCTTTCCCAAGAAGATATATCCATAGTTTAACCAGCTTAGTCCTTTTTAAGTCTCATTTTTTCTAATTCGGACCAAAAATTCTCGGAATACAAAAAGAGGGGCTCGAAAAGTACCCGGGCTGTCTCGGTATAGAGATGCTTATGATAGTGACTAATTCTTTCACGGTAAAAGGATTCACAGGAATCCGGCCCAAAAAAGGGTTTTCCTTCTTTTCCTGCCCACGCAAAAAGCCTTGCTATACCTATAGGGCCTACAAAGTCCAATTTATCGGCATCATAAAGAATCTTCGCTTCCAAAGTTTCCGGTTCATAACCTTCCCGTGAGTGGGAAAGAACGGCTGTTTTAACGGCTTCGATAATGTTTTCAGGGTAACCGCATTTTTGAAGTATTCCACCTGCCAAAGCCGATCCGCTTTCAGCATGAGTTCTCGATAAAGTTCCGGAGCGGCCGATATCATGAAGAATAGCTGCCAGCTCCACAATCACTAGATCAGCACTCTCCTGTATTCCAATCTTCTTTCCCCATTCTCTGACCCGAAGGGCATGTTCCAGATCATGGGCTTGGTCTTTACGCCCGTAAATCCCCTGCACAGCGTTAATTACCGGGTTTAAAGGGTCTTGATTCATCTCCAGCAAGGCAATCACCCCCGATCAGAATTCAAGAACAAAATTCTTTCAAAATGCTCGATACTCTTTTGAGAAAGGTTTTTTCCATAGCGTGCCGTAAGCATATTGGCCGGATGGGAGCATATCTCGTCGTCATCTGTCTCCCTTATGAGCAGACCTGCGCTTGACATAAGACGATCCATCACCTCACGGTACTCCCAAACCCGAAGTCCTGTCCTTTCCAGGTCCCAGTGCCAATAATATTCTGTGGCTATGACGAGATGATTCTCCATGGTGGGATCTAAAAAAGCTACTTCAAGCAGTTTTTTTCCCACTCCAAGACCCCGAACTTTTGGGGAAACCTCAATTGCTCCTAATTCCAAGAGTTCTGGAGGGCCCTCAGCCCATCGTTCAAAAGCATCCGGAGGATGAAAGGTCACGTAGCCCACGACATCGGTCCCGATCCGTGCAATAACAATTCGGCCATTAGGAATTTGACTGATTTCTATCAAGGCCTCTTTTTGGCGCTTCGGAGGGCGGAATGCCCGCAAATCATCGTCTAAAGTCAGTTGGCTTAAGCTCTCCGCCGTAACCGGCCCTTCAACAATAAGCTCCCCTTTATGGGTCGGAAAGGTCTGTTTCACCCTATATCCTCCTTACGGAACTTTGGTTATGGATTAAGATTATAACGCTTAAGCTTATTGTACAGTGTTGCTAAGGAAATGTTAAGGGCTCTTGCCGCTCTTTTCTTTCCTTCCAGTGTAAATCCATAGCGCTCCAAAGCACTTCGTAAAAGAATTTCCTCCATTCGCTCTAAAGGCATCACTCCATGGCCAAACCCATCTTCTTTAGATATCCCCAAATTGTCGCTAAGATGACGCTGAGAGATATGGGATTCGTTAGCTACATGCATGGCTCTGTTGATAATTTGTTTTAATTCTTCTACATTGCCCGGCCAGCGATAGGATAAGAGAACTTCCTCGGCCTGCGGTGTTAGCCCTTGAATAGACTTTCTCAATTCCAAATTAAATACCCTGATATAATGATGGACTAAGGGAAGTATATCCTCTTTTCTTAGACGTAGGGGTGGAATAGAAATCTCCCACTGACTGACATAGTCATATAAATCCGGATCAAAGGCTTTCTCCAATCTCATTAAATGAATATTTTGTGATGAACTAAGAAATATTCTAAACTTTTTCTTCTCTATTCGTTCAAGAGCTCTATAAAGCAGATTCTGCTCTTCAAGGCTGAGACTCGCCACTTCACGAAAATAAATACTTCCCCCCTCATAAGGACATAGTTGGTTGATATCAAAACCTGGAGCAAGTATTTCGCGAATCATATCTTCGTCTTTAATACAATCCACTATAAGCAAGGGCTGGTGGGAGCGTTCACTCTCTTTATGCAGAAAACCGGCTAAAAGTAGTTTACCCGTACTGACTTCACCCTGAAACATAACCGGATCATTTTCTTTAGCCGCCTTTCGGCATCCCTCAATGGCCTGCCGTAATCCTTTGCTCTCTCCGATGATATCTTGGCTTAAGGAATAAACGAGAAACATCGGCATATCTATCCCCCTTACAGTCACCAAAGACTTATCTGATACTAATACAATTTATCCTTTCTATTGTATACTATAACAGAATAGAACAAAAGATATTTTTCACTGTTTAATAATGTTTTTAAATAATAAAAAGGTCCTAATGACTATTTATCATCAGGACCCTGATACCAGATTATTATTTTCAAGAGTCTTGCTTAACTGTGCTGCCAGCTGGCAAGGTAGCGTTCTTGTTCCTCAGATAGTTGATCAATACTTAAACCCAGGGTTTTTAATTTAAGCTCAGCCACTCTAGTGTCCATTTCGGAAGGAACAGAATAGACTTTTGGCTCCAAGGGAGTTTTAACTGTGGCGAGATAATGCAATGCTAGGGCTTGTAAAGCAAAGGTCATATCCATAACTTCTGCGGGATGACCGTCTCCTGCCGCTAAATTGACCAAGCGGCCTTCTGCTAAAAGGTATATCTTTCGTCCATCCTGAAGCAAGTATTCTTGAATATTGCGACGAACCTCACGGTGACTCTGGGCCATTGCCGCCAATTGAACTTTGTTCACTTCTACATCGAAGTGACCTGCATTGGAGAGTATTGCCCCGTCCTTCATGACCAGGAAATGTTCACCTGAGATGACATTCTTATTTCCTGTTACGGTGACGAAAAAATCACCTAAAGGAGCGGCATCTAACATGGGCATCACTTCAAAACCATCCATCCAAGCTTCATTGGCTTTAATAGGGTTCACTTCACAGATAACGACTCGGGCGCCTAGGCCCTTAGCGCGTAAAGCTACACCTTTTCCACACCAGCCATAGCCCACCACACAAACGGTCTTTCCGGCAACCACCAGA
Coding sequences within it:
- a CDS encoding C40 family peptidase, encoding MDSSSKRGWIASVVLSGTLLVSSLPGTYVPGNAAELVTGSESILLRNASSFKAQMVSSTLLSDIIQVEKEDMILQPRLAATLAFSSEPIVADTDNQKESLQFSKAESEDTVTTPEEMTITALRDQVSKQAAAAPSQEISRGGSSKAEEIVSNAQRLIGIPYVFGGTTPNGFDCSGFTQYVFEGSEIDLPRTSYSQYEIGTAVKKDELQIGDLVFFSTYDSGASHVGIYIGGGSFIHASSTGIKTTGLSDSYYAGRYLGARRVF
- a CDS encoding HD domain-containing protein, coding for MLEMNQDPLNPVINAVQGIYGRKDQAHDLEHALRVREWGKKIGIQESADLVIVELAAILHDIGRSGTLSRTHAESGSALAGGILQKCGYPENIIEAVKTAVLSHSREGYEPETLEAKILYDADKLDFVGPIGIARLFAWAGKEGKPFFGPDSCESFYRERISHYHKHLYTETARVLFEPLFLYSENFWSELEKMRLKKD
- a CDS encoding sigma 54-interacting transcriptional regulator, whose amino-acid sequence is MPMFLVYSLSQDIIGESKGLRQAIEGCRKAAKENDPVMFQGEVSTGKLLLAGFLHKESERSHQPLLIVDCIKDEDMIREILAPGFDINQLCPYEGGSIYFREVASLSLEEQNLLYRALERIEKKKFRIFLSSSQNIHLMRLEKAFDPDLYDYVSQWEISIPPLRLRKEDILPLVHHYIRVFNLELRKSIQGLTPQAEEVLLSYRWPGNVEELKQIINRAMHVANESHISQRHLSDNLGISKEDGFGHGVMPLERMEEILLRSALERYGFTLEGKKRAARALNISLATLYNKLKRYNLNP
- a CDS encoding adenosylhomocysteinase, translated to MKVKEGVTWPSQDNMESTIRDIGLAPQGQLKIDWVQAHMPVLNTLREEFEKTLPFKGKKVTICLHLEAKTAYLAKVIQAGGAEVTVAASNPLSTQDDVVAALVAGGVHAHAWYGATDEEYHQHLHKALDFEPDYIIDDGGDLVSTLHKERRELLPKVQGGAEETTTGILRLRAMEKNGELAFPMIAVNDAEMKYLFDNRYGTGQSVWDGIMRTTNLVVAGKTVCVVGYGWCGKGVALRAKGLGARVVICEVNPIKANEAWMDGFEVMPMLDAAPLGDFFVTVTGNKNVISGEHFLVMKDGAILSNAGHFDVEVNKVQLAAMAQSHREVRRNIQEYLLQDGRKIYLLAEGRLVNLAAGDGHPAEVMDMTFALQALALHYLATVKTPLEPKVYSVPSEMDTRVAELKLKTLGLSIDQLSEEQERYLASWQHS
- a CDS encoding GNAT family N-acetyltransferase, which codes for MKQTFPTHKGELIVEGPVTAESLSQLTLDDDLRAFRPPKRQKEALIEISQIPNGRIVIARIGTDVVGYVTFHPPDAFERWAEGPPELLELGAIEVSPKVRGLGVGKKLLEVAFLDPTMENHLVIATEYYWHWDLERTGLRVWEYREVMDRLMSSAGLLIRETDDDEICSHPANMLTARYGKNLSQKSIEHFERILFLNSDRG